From the genome of Acropora palmata chromosome 4, jaAcrPala1.3, whole genome shotgun sequence, one region includes:
- the LOC141880371 gene encoding EGF-like repeat and discoidin I-like domain-containing protein 3, with protein sequence MKQNSNTLIWVVIVCGSLLTQGQENDEVCRPEPFAVHPHHVSASSSQGWYPAQYGLITENVVTAWCAAEKDTRQWLQIDLQENKDLLALALQGLYGHSWVESFYLQYSVDEETWYCYGSEKGHKVSTTINGVDCRNLYCTFSFFEPN encoded by the exons atgaaacaaaacagcaacacTCTG ATTTGGGTCGTGATTGTTTGCGGAAGTTTATTGACACAAGGACAAGAAAATGATGAAG TTTGCCGTCCTGAGCCCTTTGCTGTACATCCTCATCACGTGAGCGCATCGTCATCCCAAGGATGGTATCCAGCACAGTATGGATTGATAACTGAGAATGTAGTAACGGCATGGTGTGCAGCAGAAAAGGACACCAGGCAATGGCTTCAAATCGATCTGCAAGAAAACAAGGACCTCTTGGCCCTTGCATTACAAGGCCTTTACGGGCATTCTTGGGTTGAGTCGTTTTATCTTCAATACAGTGTTGATGAAGAAACCTGGTATTGTTATGGTTCTGAAAAAGGTCACAAGGTATCGACAACAATTAATGGTGTAGACTGCCGGAATCTTTATTGcacttttagtttttttgaACCCAACTAG
- the LOC141879048 gene encoding dual serine/threonine and tyrosine protein kinase-like codes for MAANLPYEIAKFQEHSRLLKQIKRNTNRYFREIQDSGHFSQEVLSAYLPENDSQSLTKVCEKPPTIIVIGQTCFAKVCVINELLGEPILPVVGELDSRTSWRMIRLKYGNISNVSLVLPDSFELAANLDAYEGSWESVPRADLELTELQRDDPAMASAVAEVSLNHPLLKAGAELVCSPSNHEGDVENILRACCEDVLPIVLYALEFDMLAERDKAELLQVKAFSPDMAVFFVKCNRKAPVELTNSMTESGRNEVLDSMSEDGLNSSMVIGETKLRTMLKNSKTKLFEQLCELKYLSAYESNENIAEGNDQLTNSSILAATRPKSNLIEDFALFPCFLLFVRQVLQYNVVWAATVLNEAHVRVLGMFITTAFDMARDMVITPRRLDYAREKEEDLYKALMESASRKQEEIRDLIHSSISSLTPDLLKEVENLKFEEVKLAEDDELANPKDLQHCTAVIQELVLTRINNSVAQGLISSVRYLQDNFIGTLKRCVESLEQMDAGGSSDSGENATTSLKRVLDSAYQIEVTVRASSSLARLLWEKMKQAIQTLPGQAPPKIDEVWKRKVAQDMLISLSESRLAKHICAQFRLRLQKSHEAFATSMRILEAHHCGRLEKTEEKRMKVRKCHAPKIAKLALESTSLRDVVVFGMPQMRQEVGRGQYGVVYSCEKWAGRQPCAIKSVVPPDDKHWNDLALEFFYTRSIPKHNRIVSIIGSVIDYSYGGGTSPAVLLVMDRLQKDLYQGIKAGLNYRGRLVVALDVVEGIRFLHSQGLVHRDIKLKNVLLDARNRGKITDLGFCKPEAMMSGSIVGTPIHMAPELFSGRYDNSVDVYAFGILFWYICAGTVRLPLAFEQCASKDHLWSAVRRGVRPERLANFDDECWTLMEQCWSGDPSGRPLLGLIQPRLMDIIKRAESRRSTSVKQRQQNRSFKELEVL; via the exons ATGGCTGCCAACCTTCCTTACGAAATAGCCAAGTTCCAGGAGCATTCTCGCCTATTAAAACAAATCAAGCGAAACACGAACCGCTACTTTCGGGAAATACAAGACTCGGGGCATTTTAGTCAAGAAGTTCTTTCTGCGTATCTTCCTGAAAATGACTCTCAGTCGTTGACGAAGGTCTGCGAGAAACCTCCAACGATAATTGTGATTGGGCAAACTTGTTTCGCTAAGGTTTGTGTCATAAACGAATTGCTAGGGGAACCTATATTGCCTGTCGTCGGAGAACTGGACAGTCGCACCTCATGGCGAATGATTCGACTTAAGTATGGAAATATCTCGAATGTCAGTTTGGTATTGCCAGACAGTTTTGAACTTGCTGCGAACTTGGACGCGTATGAAGGTTCGTGGGAAAGTGTTCCCAGGGCAGATCTTGAGCTAACGGAGTTACAGAGAGACGACCCAGCGATGGCGAGTGCTGTAGCCGAAGTTTCTTTGAATCACCCCTTGTTGAAAGCCGGCGCTGAATTGGTTTGTTCCCCGAGCAATCACGAAGGCGATGTGGAAAATATTTTACGGGCGTGTTGTGAAGATGTTTTACCTATTGTTCTGTATGCTCTGGAGTTTGATATGTTAGCAGAAAGG GACAAAGCTGAACTGTTGCAAGTAAAGGCTTTTAGCCCAGATATGgctgttttctttgtcaagtgtAATCGAAAGGCTCCGGTAGAACTCACGAACTCCATGACAGAATCTGGGCGCAATGAAGTATTGGATAGCATGAGTGAAGATGGCCTTAATTCATCAATGGTTATTGGAGAGACCAAGCTCAGAACAATGCTGAAAAATAGCAAGACAAAATTGTTTGAGCAGCTCTGCGAATTGAAGTATTTGTCAGCATATGAAAGTAATGAAAATATAGCTGAAGGCAATGACCAACTAACAAACTCATCCATCTTGGCAGCTACTCGACCCAAGTCAAATCTAATTGAAGACTTTGCATTGTTCCCTTGTTTTCTCCTATTTGTGCGACAAGTTCTACAGTACAACGTGGTGTGGGCAGCAACCGTCCTGAATGAAGCTCATGTTAGAGTTCTAGGAATGTTCATTACAACTGCGTTTGATATGGCACGTGACATGGTCATCACCCCTCGACGGCTAGATTATGCCAGAGAGAAGGAAGAAGATCTCTACAAGGCTCTTATGGAGAGCGCAAGCCGTAAGCAGGAAGAGATTAGAGATCTGATCCACTCATCCATCTCGTCCCTGACTCCAGATTTGTTGAAAGAAGTTGAGAATCTTAAATTTGAGGAAGTGAAATTGGCAGAAGATGATGAGCTTGCGAACCCCAAGGACCTGCAACATTGCACAGCTGTAATCCAGGAACTTGTTCTCACTCGGATCAACAACTCTGTGGCACAGGGCTTGATCAGCTCTGTAAGGTATCTTCAAGACAACTTCATTGGAACTCTAAAGAGATGTGTTGAAAGCTTGGAGCAAATGGATGCTGGTGGATCCAGTGACAGTGGAGAGAATGCAACTACTTCACTGAAACGG GTGTTGGACTCGGCCTACCAAATTGAGGTTACAGTAAGAGCTAGTTCCTCACTTGCTCGGCTCCTGTGGGAGAAGATGAAACAAGCGATCCAAACTCTCCCAGGACAAGCTCCTCCCAAGATAGATGAAGTCTGGAAGAGGAAGGTGGCCCAAGATATGCTCATAAGCCTAAGCGAGAGTAGACTGGCCAAACATATATGCGCGCAGTTCAGATTGCGACTGCAGAAGTCTCACGAGGCCTTTGCCACATCCATGAGAATACTGGAGGCCCATCACTGTGGGAGACTGGAAAAAACGGAGGAAAAGAGGATGAAGGTGCGCAAATGTCACGCACCCAAGATTGCCAAACTTGCTTTGGAAAGTACTTCCTTGAGGGATGTGGTGGTGTTTGGGATGCCGCAGATGCGTCAGGAGGTTGGCAGAGGGCAGTATGGTGTTGTGTACTCGTGTGAGAAGTGGGCAGGCCGTCAACCGTGTGCCATCAAATCAGTTGTTCCTCCTGATGATAAACATTGGAATGATTTGGCCTTGGAATTTTTTTACACGAG gTCCATTCCAAAACACAACCGTATTGTCTCCATCATCGGCTCAGTCATTGACTACAGTTATGGCGGAGGGACGTCCCCTGCTGTCCTGCTAGTGATGGATAGGTTACAGAAAGATCTTTACCAGGGCATCAAAGCGGGGCTGAACTACAGGGGAAGGCTGGTGGTGGCTCTGGATGTGGTGGAGGGAATTCGATTTCTTCACAGTCAAGGGCTGGTCCATAGAGACATCAAACTGAAGAACGTGTTG TTGGATGCTAGGAATCGTGGCAAGATTACTGATTTGGGGTTCTGCAAACCTGAGGCCATGATGTCCGGTTCTATTGTTGGCACCCCAATCCACATGGCACCCGAACTTTTCTCGGGGAGGTACGACAACAGCGTGGATGTGTATGCTTTCGGTATCCTTTTCTGGTACATCTGCGCCGGCACTGTGCGTCTTCCTTTGGCGTTCGAGCAGTGTGCCAGTAAAGACCATCTCTGGTCGGCTGTAAGACGAGGTGTCCGACCTGAGCGATTGGCAAACTTTGATGACGAGTGTTGGACTCTAATGGAGCAGTGCTGGAGCGGAGACCCGAGTGGCCGGCCTCTTCTTGGGTTAATTCAACCGAGGTTGATGGACATCATCAAGAGGGCTGAGTCTCGAAGAAGCACCTCGGTGAAACAGAGAcaacaaaacaggtcattcaAAGAACTTGAAGTACTTTGA